From the Drosophila gunungcola strain Sukarami unplaced genomic scaffold, Dgunungcola_SK_2 000018F, whole genome shotgun sequence genome, the window GGCCCATTCAGTGCCATAGAGATGACAGAATGGTATCGTGCTGGCTACTTTAATGAGAACCTGTTTGTGCGCCGATTCTCCGATAATAGGTTTAGACCGCTGGGCGAGCTTATAAAGTTTTGCCATGGGAACATGCCATTTACGCACAGCCACTTGCTTCCTTCACCAATTGAGCTGGAGAACCTTCCTGTTGGTCCGTTGGTGCCCCCCGCTCTTCCAGCAGCACTTCCGCTTACACCACGTAAGCCATCTCCAATCACTCTGTCTCTGTCTGTTGTTGAACAGCAGTTGCAACAACAGAGGGACGAGCAACTCAAGGCAAACGTTACCGCTGCTGCGGAGTCCCTTAGCGCTGCCATAAAGGGAAACCTTGGAGGAAACAGCAGAGGCTCTACATCGCATTTGCTTGCAATGCGATTCGAGATGCTGCAAGATCAGTACTTACAGCACCAGGAGTACCAAATACTGGCCGAGCTATCGAAGAATGAGTGCTTTCAGCGGCTTTCGGCAGTGGAAAGAGAAGCGGTTGTTCGGCGCAAAGTTCAAATGCTCGTTCTTCCTGAGTATTTGAGCAGCCTAAATGCACTTAGAAATTCGCTGTCCATGCTAAACCCTGTGGCTGGAAGCCAGTTGTACAGTGAAGTGGTCGAACAAGCCAAAAAGGATCAGCCGCACATGTTTGCAACCAGTAACGAACAGCCGCGTTCAGTGGGTAACCTGTTAGATGCCAATAACTTCGTTCTAAACGCCCAAATTATGCATCAGCAAGCACAGACTGTGGTAGCTCCTTTGGCCACATCTGCTGATTGTGTTATGCACAGTGGCTCGGCAGCCGACCATAACAAACTTGATGAGCTGCCCAGAAATGACTTGGACCTGTTGAATGAATACAATTTACGAATGCTGTTGCGGGGCCAGCCCACAgttggccagcagcaacagccttCACTGCAAAGTTCTGGCAACGAAAATCTTTCTGGAGGCGGTTTTATAACTGAAAATCAGTTGCTAGCAGGACAGAACTTAATGATTCCGATGTGGCTACCGCCCAACAAGCACCAGCAGCCCGACCAACAGTGGCCTGGAATACCTAACACGAAGGCAACATTGTGGGAAGTGGCCAATTTAAACGAAGAACAAAACGAAGAGCAGCCACTTTTAGTACAAAAGTTACATGAAACCTGCTTTGCGGATCCATTGCATTCTGTGCAAACATCACCACTATCCAAAGTTCAACCAGAAGACAATTCAAAGCCAGCCTCCTCGGCCGATTTAGATCATGCTACTGACAATCTAAAGGATTCCAATAATCAAAAGTTAGCTACACCATTTGTTTCCGACACAGAACAGTATCAGAACAAGGAACAACATCCAAACCAGCAGCAGGCAAAACAGACTAACAAACAGCATTTGAATGTGAGGCAGAATCCGCCGCAGTCGTCCGCAACAAAGCAAACAACTGAAGACGATCGCAAGCGGGAGCAGACAGAAGAAAAAAGACGCCAAAAGGAGGAGCGCAAGCGACAGCAACTAGAAGAAGAAAAACGCCGTGCCATGTTGGAATCCGAGGAAAGGGCCCGCCAAATGCAGGAGGAGAAGGAAAGGCAACAGCAAATACAAGCCCAACGTCGAAAGGCGCTATTGGGCAATGCTCAGTCTTCAGTGCAAAGTGGCATGACAGGTAGGTTTCCACAAGTCTAATGTGCTATTGTTATGACACATTAgactaaattaaatattccttatTTCTTATCACAGTATTTTAAAACTGGAAATGAATCCAACTTCGGCaggccgaagtttatatatatatacccttTGCtcctatttcaaaaactaaattttcgtatataacaacaaaatttcaTGTAAATTGCTCGatcgtttctatggcagctatatgattagacgtccgattttaataaaattaaaaccgcaatTCTGAATTTTCTGAATTctgaacaaattatttttataattctccgattgtttccatggAGCCTACAGTGGtggaaaaaataatagaaacgAGCTGATAGCGTTCTCACtagaaaatataacattttttttatacatattttggcATATCTTTTTGGATACAGAACAAAAAGGccaattcaatttttcttattaacaaaaacagaaacgtTATACTTGTGTCGTAAAAAAAGtatgttttcatttgtttgaACTGtgttagtgtttttttttttataatttagtgATTTTCAGGCTGCAGGAGCACTAACGATTTTCAGATCGGAACAAATTTGGTGCCTGCTGGCACaccattatttttgtatacccttgcagagggtattataagtTTGTCGGAAGTaagaagtttgcaacgtagTGAAGGAGACTTTTTCGaccctaaaaaatatatatatgaataaaataaatatatgcgtaaaaacggacggacagacggacatggcttgaTCGACTTTATATGTTCTGAGATGTCACTGGTTAGCAAACTTCcaactgaaattataaattcagGCTTCTAAATTAAGCTGTCTGTATACGGTGAAATGGTCAAAAGATCATTAATCAGGATCATTAGCCAAGtggatctagccatgtccgtctgccgACCTATAACCTATAACTtggcattaaaaatgtatgttctGATAAAGTGTACTCAATAAGTTTGTTGAGCTTTAGGTTACAAATTGCCATAACTTCTTTtagatttaagaaaaatatagtgGTAATTGGTTTAAGCCGCCGAATTTGGTTTTGTAATACGGTGGTGTGTTTAAGAGGGTGTTTCTGGTAAACAGAACTAGCTAGTTCCAGTTATATGGGTTAGAGTATCAAGACTTTCTTGTTGAAAATTGccctatttttttaattcagaagTTCATAACCTCAGACTTCAAAGTGCTAGCtagcatttttctttttgggccCCTTATCGAACAAACATGTTTTCAGgctacttaaaaaaaatgattttttttaaatgtttttttttgcgtttttttcaGGAAATTCCGCTCTTGCCCACGGCAATAAGAATGACGCCGTCAAGTCGGCTGAACCGCAAGCAGCTTCACGTTTACCTGCTGCATCCGTGGCGCCGTGGTCTCTTCAGTCACCGAATTCCAAAAGCACTGCGCCTGGACTGGCTGAGATACAGAAGGCAGAGCGGCGGGAGCGACGCGCGGACCAGCAGCGCCATCAAGAGCTGCTAGATAAGCAATCGCGAGCCAACGCTGCGGCAGCGGCTGAAGCCAATGATGCCTTGCTAAAATGGCAGGCGGCACCAGCGGCGACTCCCGTAATGAGCCTGGCCGAGATTCAAGCAGAAGAGACCAAGCGATTGACCAACGACCTCTTGGATCAGCAGCGTCGTCGCGAGCTGGAGCAACACCAGCATGCTCCGCTGCAGTCAGCCTCTGTTGGGGCGAGTGGAACCTCCAACATCTGGGGCAGCGCCAATAAGGCATGGAGCGGTGCGAGCGGGGCTCCCTTACTTCCGTTGAGGTCGAGCACTGGAGCTGGTCTGTGGGACGAACCAAGTGCCTCAGGTACTAATCAGAGTCAGGGTCTGTTTGGCACTGGAACGACTAGTGGCGGTTCCGTCACTGCGGCAGCAGTCCTGGCAGGAGCACTGAGTTCGGCCAGCAAAACCAATCCGCATGATCAAAAACAGTCTGTGGCATTTGCATCGCCTCGGAATTTACGCAAAAGTCAGACATTGCCGGCCATACACAACACAGGAAAAGCCACTAAAACAGCACAaggacaacaacagcaagagaAACCGAAGTCGGATCAGATCCGTGCGGGCTCGAAAGGTGCAGCTACTTCAACTGatgacaaggacaaggagagaAAGTCCAAGGCGCAGCAAGGCCCCTCCGAACATGCCACTAGTAAGGTTAACGAGTACGAAAACGAGTTCACCAGCTGGTGCATAAAGAGCCTCGACAATATGTCCGCAAAAGTTGatggtaaatatttgtaagcTTGATTGTCAGCTCTTTCCCAACTattgtgttgtgttgttgtgttATGTTTTAGTGCCAACATTCGTAGCATTCTTGCAAGACTTGGAGGCACCATATGAAGTGAAGGACTATGTGCGAATATATCTTGGTATGTAGTTGTCTTTATAATTTAActatcaataaattaaaaaaatgttttgattatttttttttgtcttgtgGTCAGGACGATCGGGTTGTGTTCTTTGGTAAAACTTCGTACAAAATGGCAATCACTAAAAACAGGAGCTGTTGAATTTTGAGTTGTTAGATTTAAGTTTAGTCAATGTGTAATTTGGAAATGCTATGTTCGCAATTCGGCCACAAATTTGGTCAAGACCAATCTATTTATTCCGTTTCGGAGATGACATTTCCGATTTTAGATTTCTTTCTGGCTGATTGGCATTACTTAGCTGTTTATGAATGTGAGTCTAGCTCGAGCTAAATACCCAGGTGAACCTCTCCGCGTGAGTTCTATACAGAACTTCTATACACAATACAAACTTTTGTGAGCATTACCTTTCGCTTATGTATAGGCAGTGCTGCCAacttaaaaggaaaaaaaaaagttggaaaatgtttgaataattttaaaaaagtactgaaagtaaacaaaaaaaacaaaaaaaaaagattatgtttaaaaaaaagccatAGCCAAAGGTTTAGCCACACATCGCGGCACTTTTACTTATACTCCTTCGGCATTTCggaaaaagctgaaaaaaatacaaacatttttaaaaacccagATTTTCCGCTTCCCACAATTTAAGCCAAACCATATTTGACGGGAAAAAAGCGGTCGTCGAAATTCATGTGATTGGTATTGAAAGCGAGTGTCGCTTAATTTttcaagccgaagtttatatacccttgcagctattccaaaaaaaatgttttttttaaaacaacaatattccGATTTTTATGCTATTTTGTCATAAAAGCtgctatataatatcgttgtccgattttaataaaattataaccgtaattctgaaagaaacaacaattaatttatatcGAAGCATAttcaaataagttttaaaaagggaatgttaaaatttgtttcataTATTTTCATGGTTGTTCCCATGGTAGCTtaatgatatagtcgtccgaaaCGGCTCGATTTAACTACTACTAAAAGCTTTAAGACTGATAGGCTAGTTGGCGTAGTCCTTCTGACCTTCTAACTGAAATTACAATTCCATTTGTAAGGATGTAAAAATTAACGAGAAAAAGAGTCTGGCTCCCAAAagaatatacaatttttcataactttgttgtttttaagatatttgctTACATCTCGCTTTTTTATAGCCTTGGAAAGTTGAGCTATTTTTAGCGATTTCCCCCTAAATAagcttgttttttaaaaaatcgtagaacaaacttttttgtaaCAAACTGCCCAGGAAAAATTACTCCAGGATTTTAAAACTTgtccttaaaatttttgttaaaccGACAGAGGCAGAGACTCAAAAATTGTCGTTTTGAGATATAAAAAAGTATTCtttgaataacttttgaacAGAGCATCGAATTCCAGCGAGGAAGGTGTCCCTCAACGcgtattttcaacaaaattataattgaaaaaaagaaaataaatttagtttttcacCCTCACCGCCCTTTTccctaaaacaaataattttcctTAAGTCTGGGTATCCAATCCCTTTAGTTTTAGTGATTATAGTGTATTATAGCCggatttagcctaatgcgcatttatttacacaaggattttaaaataaatgcaataaataattggAATCAAAAgcttttagaaaaaataccggaaaatactgatttttaacgatatttcATTAGTGTCACCACAATAACAGCTGGGTTTTTATGCAAGAAtggcgcaatttttgtttcttatcaATATGAAATCTATTTTGcgtaaaaatgactgaaaacaatTGCAAGCGCAGCAAATCCTGCTCGCAGGTCCACAATGTCTTACTGCTGCATCTCCGGCAGGAGAAAACTCCAACATATACTGGGATCCTTGCtcttttttagaaactgtggtggtctccttTGCAAACCCGCcaaacaacaccatcagctccctttccttgtcgtccaagttggcaacaTCAAAGCAGATTGTTAATGCTGCGGCTATATATAGTAGTCTCCTATGCACACGCTCTtcgtcactacatgtactgCCGTCCACAGTGATAAAAAATTACTGATTTTGATAAAGTTTAATAGAAAGAATAATATATGAAGAAATAAGTGCAAAATAAGTTAAGTTGATAAAGACAAGTGGCGAACACGTACcgtaaaaacaatttaagaagagtgtgaatataaatattattttaattggctTTAAAGATATCGTTATTTTAGGAAATGTTGCGTCTCGAATTTAAACTTATGCAAATATGCCTCCTTTATTGTTTGCTGAATACACGCGTCACCGAATGGCGTGGCAGGGGTGGAAACGCATAAAAAGACAATGTTGCAGCCCTGTTGCTCAGTGTATCCTATAGCCTTTTTCGACAGGCggcttttcttttctttacttCCATAAGAGGTGCATGAGCTAgaaagaaacacaaaaaaagtcGCTTTAACTAGTTGTTCCGAATAGAAgactgttaatttaaaaactgcgGATTTAAGGTAAATGCCTTTGAATGTAGTTCAATCAGAGATGTTCACACAAATACAATGACACGTTTACGTGCATTTGTGGGCGTTAAACTGAAGACGCTTGCCGAAGCCACACGACTTTTTACATTGTTGGTGTCGGCAGCGAGTCGGCAGAAAAACACTCATTTTTATGGGGAAATCCAGCAGAATTCAATGAATCGGGCTATCAAATATCACCATATAATCCATCAAAGGTCAACATCAATGGATTAATCATTAGCAGAGAAGAAACTGTCCACTTGCGAATGTCAAAAGTGCCATTAGTTTTGCgttaatatcaatttttttggcGGGAAAATTGAACTTTGtgttctctttttcttttaagatTTGTTTACTTATAGTAGGCCGATAAGCTGTTTTTGCCTGTGTAAATGGGTCGCCTCAACTTTTTCGCTACAACTTTTAAGCGGCTGTGTGCAGACGATATTAAGAAATCATTAGTGAGGCATGAGTCAACAGTTTTCGAACCCTTCTGTCACAGTCAGTTTCTTATGTTTAGGTGATTTCTCATTGTCTGTCTCATTGTTTTAATGTCTCGAAACATATGGACTGCAGGGTCTCGAAATATTTTAGGAGTATGTTTCATATCAAAACTGATAAGATTTGAAAAGTTAGAAGGCTAAGCGCTTactatatacaaaaaaaaaaaacaatataaactaaactaaataaaaagaaaattgacaTTACAAAATCGCTTACCAATTACGAatgcattattttattattgcatTCCAGTAATCAACAGAGTATCGATTACATTGTAAGTCAAGGCGTATACAATCTGCATTACAAGTAATGGGAAAAGCGTGCGAGAGCAACCAAATCGCCTTCGGGTCcgattaaaattgaatatggGCATTTCCacgcttttcttttttatattgataaaaaaatatttatctttaaagaTGATAATTAGTTTACAGCATAtgttgttatacccttgcagagggtattataatttcagtcagaagtttgcaacgcagtgaaggagacatttccgaccctataatgtatatatattcttgatcagcatcactaggagagtcgatctagccatgtccgtccgtctgtccgtccgtttctacgcaaactagtctctcagtttaaaggctatctgcatgaaactttcccaaaaattgtatttctattgcaggtagtatataagtcggaacgagccggatcggacgactatatcatatagctcccataggaacaatcggaaaaaaaaatacaaaaaaaattataactttgctgtttttaaatttttctattagttcttcgacatatggtaatggttaaatatttcagaattacggtttaaatttcatcaaaatcggacgactatatcatatagctcccatagaaataatataaatatataaaataactatctaataattgagctgcaaatcatcatagcttcaatgtttttaaacatatacgcaagtaaatcttaattttaatgttttcaaaaatatttaattcttgcaatagctgcaagggtatatgaacttcggcttgcc encodes:
- the LOC128263774 gene encoding GIGYF family protein Gyf isoform X2; translation: MTDSMKFGPEWLRNMSAEPAGSPSTYNIGTGGPNSSIAAHNLGNNTASASRNLFPEYRYGREEMLSLFDRNCLLPQILPSFKKLFVEKVQYPLALTPSSEEDNNQNPLGNSSRPAWLQRSSGGFSTASRGTGRGGTVERGRMRGKSVYHPIYQRPSGLYDEGLSVISIKAERTWNDRNGTGDSAIANTPTTGAGALDWNGTPSSSPRKDFSSHHRNMENWRRTRNEDGSGDGPVASGPDIAGWRSGGGGGNATGFGTNSHRWGRSTSWRDEDANVESQTSLQRSISTVGTVGTERERTGSSKGSGMGAGETGGGTSNPSARLSSSKPSQLWNVNSNAVGGNAEDNLPEWAMENPSELGGSFDASGAFHGDTDLQNKKSSHSALKPESSNSEHDVTKSESKDVTDRDIVNDNTSEDPFTKDPSIAAQEANNSRMSPTNSATTKIEVTHGDISDRIKEVADEVEKLIMEDDNQSQHQNDGDQFAGSLPGLADIELSMKPNPVCVTTVRQQAPPTMPIQMATSLSETAHPAHQHPAVPFSDHVTMQHHNLHHQSHFSMLPTPHMINPNLNELWFYRDPQANVQGPFSAIEMTEWYRAGYFNENLFVRRFSDNRFRPLGELIKFCHGNMPFTHSHLLPSPIELENLPVGPLVPPALPAALPLTPRKPSPITLSLSVVEQQLQQQRDEQLKANVTAAAESLSAAIKGNLGGNSRGSTSHLLAMRFEMLQDQYLQHQEYQILAELSKNECFQRLSAVEREAVVRRKVQMLVLPEYLSSLNALRNSLSMLNPVAGSQLYSEVVEQAKKDQPHMFATSNEQPRSVGNLLDANNFVLNAQIMHQQAQTVVAPLATSADCVMHSGSAADHNKLDELPRNDLDLLNEYNLRMLLRGQPTVGQQQQPSLQSSGNENLSGGGFITENQLLAGQNLMIPMWLPPNKHQQPDQQWPGIPNTKATLWEVANLNEEQNEEQPLLVQKLHETCFADPLHSVQTSPLSKVQPEDNSKPASSADLDHATDNLKDSNNQKLATPFVSDTEQYQNKEQHPNQQQAKQTNKQHLNVRQNPPQSSATKQTTEDDRKREQTEEKRRQKEERKRQQLEEEKRRAMLESEERARQMQEEKERQQQIQAQRRKALLGNAQSSVQSGMTGNSALAHGNKNDAVKSAEPQAASRLPAASVAPWSLQSPNSKSTAPGLAEIQKAERRERRADQQRHQELLDKQSRANAAAAAEANDALLKWQAAPAATPVMSLAEIQAEETKRLTNDLLDQQRRRELEQHQHAPLQSASVGASGTSNIWGSANKAWSGASGAPLLPLRSSTGAGLWDEPSASGTNQSQGLFGTGTTSGGSVTAAAVLAGALSSASKTNPHDQKQSVAFASPRNLRKSQTLPAIHNTGKATKTAQGQQQQEKPKSDQIRAGSKGAATSTDDKDKERKSKAQQGPSEHATSKVNEYENEFTSWCIKSLDNMSAKVDVPTFVAFLQDLEAPYEVKDYVRIYLGEGKESLDFAKQFLERRSKYKSLQRAQNAHNDDMCKPAPAITPSANDYTDSKNKQKKVKKNKMTRMDARILGFSVTAAEGRINVGVRDYVEGP
- the LOC128263774 gene encoding GIGYF family protein Gyf isoform X1, whose product is MTDSMKFGPEWLRNMSAEPAGSPSTYNIGTGGPNSSIAAHNLGNNTASASRNLFPEYRYGREEMLSLFDRNCLLPQILPSFKKLFVEKVQYPLALTPSSEEDNNQNPLGNSSRPAWLQRSSGGFSTASRGTGRGGTVERGRMRGKSVYHPIYQRPSGLYDEGLSVISIKAERTWNDRNGTGDSAIANTPTTGAGALDWNGTPSSSPRKDFSSHHRNMENWRRTRNEDGSGDGPVASGPDIAGWRSGGGGGNATGFGTNSHRWGRSTSWRDEDANVESQTSLQRSISTVGTVGTERERTGSSKGSGMGAGETGGGTSNPSARLSSSKPSQLWNVNSNAVGGNAEDNLPEWAMENPSELGGSFDASGAFHGDTDLQNKKSSHSALKPESSNSEHDVTKSESKDVTDRDIVNDNTSEDPFTKDPSIAAQEANNSRMSPTNSATTKIEVTHGDISDRIKEVADEVEKLIMEDDNQSQHQNDGDQFAGSLPGLADIELSMKPNPVCVTTVRQQAPPTMPIQMATSLSETAHPAHQHPAVPFSDHVTMQHHNLHHQSHFSMLPTPHMINPNLNELWFYRDPQANVQGPFSAIEMTEWYRAGYFNENLFVRRFSDNRFRPLGELIKFCHGNMPFTHSHLLPSPIELENLPVGPLVPPALPAALPLTPRKPSPITLSLSVVEQQLQQQRDEQLKANVTAAAESLSAAIKGNLGGNSRGSTSHLLAMRFEMLQDQYLQHQEYQILAELSKNECFQRLSAVEREAVVRRKVQMLVLPEYLSSLNALRNSLSMLNPVAGSQLYSEVVEQAKKDQPHMFATSNEQPRSVGNLLDANNFVLNAQIMHQQAQTVVAPLATSADCVMHSGSAADHNKLDELPRNDLDLLNEYNLRMLLRGQPTVGQQQQPSLQSSGNENLSGGGFITENQLLAGQNLMIPMWLPPNKHQQPDQQWPGIPNTKATLWEVANLNEEQNEEQPLLVQKLHETCFADPLHSVQTSPLSKVQPEDNSKPASSADLDHATDNLKDSNNQKLATPFVSDTEQYQNKEQHPNQQQAKQTNKQHLNVRQNPPQSSATKQTTEDDRKREQTEEKRRQKEERKRQQLEEEKRRAMLESEERARQMQEEKERQQQIQAQRRKALLGNAQSSVQSGMTGNSALAHGNKNDAVKSAEPQAASRLPAASVAPWSLQSPNSKSTAPGLAEIQKAERRERRADQQRHQELLDKQSRANAAAAAEANDALLKWQAAPAATPVMSLAEIQAEETKRLTNDLLDQQRRRELEQHQHAPLQSASVGASGTSNIWGSANKAWSGASGAPLLPLRSSTGAGLWDEPSASGTNQSQGLFGTGTTSGGSVTAAAVLAGALSSASKTNPHDQKQSVAFASPRNLRKSQTLPAIHNTGKATKTAQGQQQQEKPKSDQIRAGSKGAATSTDDKDKERKSKAQQGPSEHATSKVNEYENEFTSWCIKSLDNMSAKVDVPTFVAFLQDLEAPYEVKDYVRIYLGEGKESLDFAKQFLERRSKYKSLQRAQNAHNDDMCKPAPAITPSANDYTDSKKKVKKNKMTRMDARILGFSVTAAEGRINVGVRDYVEGP